Part of the Spinacia oleracea cultivar Varoflay chromosome 5, BTI_SOV_V1, whole genome shotgun sequence genome, aaaaaaaaattccgaaaatgaCGTCAGCAAATGACGCCAAAAAAAAACgttcaaaaaaaaagttcaaaaaaatatttttgcttTTAAGGAACTACGTTGGCTTGATCTTGTGGAGTGAATTTATTCATTTCATAAGTACGTAGGCAGCTTGAAGAAATCACTAACTTTGAGTCCAACCACACCAAAAAAAATCTCTCACTTTAGTAATACTCCTGGCCCGCAAGAGTATAAACTAAACATAGAATCAATAGCAAAATTTTGAGAAAAATAGATGatgttaatttatttttgaatatcGAGTACATCAAAAGTAGTctctaaagaaaaagaaaaaaaaagaaataaagaaaaagaaaagagaaactaGGGCAATAAAAGAGAGGGACTACAACTCAAACTTGAAGGCTTGCAAAGCATCACGAGCAAAGCTTTCGCTAGCTTTGCCTCCACCTCTTTGGCAACAAGAATGTTTTCCTTAACAACAACAAGGAATGAGTTTTCTCGCTCACTTTTCTATATAAGGTACTCTTGGAACTGCTCAAGCTTCTTCCTATACTCGGCCCGTACTTGGTGAAGTTGATCTATCTCCCTGTAAAGAGGAATGTACACGGGCTCAACTCCAAACTTCGGACTAGAACTCCATTTTGCTTCCTTGCGGGACAAACGTGCAGATAATGTTTGGAATAAACGGGCCTCATAGCAAGGACTATGATGTGACGCGAGAAGGACGATTTTAGGCGTTTTGCCACCAAATGCATTGACGTCATGATGCTCCTTGTACCAGCTTTTCAGGCCTGGAGGGCTCTATACGAGGATTGATTTTTGCAAAGGGACCCGTCACAGGAGGAAATGAACGAAGGTGTGTTCCATCGACTGAATTAGCATCTTGCATGAGTGACAATGTCTCTTCTCTAGGGAAATCGTGATACTTGAAATAAACCATGTTGATATTGTTAATATTGTTCCTACAGGAAAAGTACTTCAAGTTAGTGTATGCTTAACAATGCCAAGTTATTTTGGTTATACGggatacaaaaacaaaaacagcaCAAACTATTGTCATCAATTTATCAACATTATGAATTCTTGATACAGTGAACCTACTGTTACTctggtatttttatttttataaaaaatgtaCACAGAGCATGTAATAGTCACTATTACCAATTGCCAATCATCGTTACCATATTATCGCTATGTTCACTATGGGGGCAGCGGGGTATCTGACCATCACTCATCAGCATGTACGGTatcattccaaaaaaaaaaatttagaaaagaaaaagataacAGTACATGTTCACGCAAAAGTGAATGAACGAAGGAAAGGCGGCAATTCACATCAACATCAAGGTTTATGATCATCATCAAATATCATTATCAGAAATCTAGAAGCagcataaataaataaataaggggGACAATAAAGTTCATGTGAATACAAAGAGGAAAAAGTTGTGCAGTCATCATCACCAATTGCCATTAACAGTCatttatccaaaataaaaaaataaaataaaaaataaaaaaggggaAAGAAGAGTACAGCACGTGAAGGGAAAGTGAATGagacaaaaacaaaagaaaacttcATGGTCATCAATCATCATCATTATTAGTCTTTACCCCATTTATAAAACTAACAAGATGGATGAACAGCAACACAAAACTGAGTAAACGCGGGTTCGACCAAACGAAAATCTCAGCAAAAAGCCATAAAAGTTCAAACATCCAGACACTCGAAGcaacaaaaaagaaaacacaCAGCAAAGGCGAGTAAACAAGAACACCGTGAAAATAGCAAACAACACAGACTAATTACAGTTAAGATTGCTGAAAGAAAAACAAGAAGAGTATACGTACTGGGTCTGAAAGTCGGATCGTGCCTCAACAACGGTAGCGCAGCTCTGTGACGATGGTGATGGACGGCAGCAGGTCAACAAGACAAACAACGTCTCGGACAAGTCGGACCTTCTTAGGCAGGACCGTGTACGACTAACTCCGCGGAGGTTCGAATGAATACAGACCGGGGGCAACGGACTCAGAGCTCCTCTCAGATTCGATGACGGTGAACGTGGACGTTCAAACGCACTCAGAGATCCTCTTGGATTCGATGACGGTGAACGCGGACGTTCAAACGGACTCAAAGCTCCTCTCGGATTCGATGACGGTGAACGCAGACGTTCAAACGGACTCAAAGCTCCTCTCGGATTCGATGACGGTGAACGCAGACGTTCACACGGACTGAAAGCTCCTCTCGAATTCGATGACGGTGAACGCGGACGTTCGAACGAACAACGGACAGCTCCTCTCGCACTTCTTCTGCGGTCGTCGTACATCAAGCAGCAAGGCGGGACTTGGTTCCCCGTTCGAGGCAGtgaatgttgttgttgttgttgttggtgatTAAAATTTGACAGATTGAGAGGTATAATTATATTCTTGGTGGTTCATAATCCTACTACAAATCAAATACAGAGATGATATATTTTGAACAAATTCTATCTGGATTATTAATTACTTAAGTCAAGCTTGACTGCTTGAGTCCTACTTCGGGTCAAATTGGCGAAGATAAATTTTGGCTAATTCTATCTTATGTGGATTGGTTAATGGTTACTACTTATCAGGTGGTTGACGTTCAATATAATTCTCCCTCCATCGAAAGATTGAGATCATGATATTCAATCATCTGTCAAAAGGAGTCATGAATTATCAAACTAGTTCACTTGAATTTCATGGGCCAAAAAGAAATGAAAGTGGCGTGAGTTTGGTTGATCAGAAGGCCACAAATGGGTTATCCAATAAAGTAAAGAGTTTGGGTTAACCGATCAAGCAAAAAGTGTCAGAATTGGTTTTTGGGCCAAGAGACTAGCACTACTCCTGTTTCTGGAAAAAGATAGAAGCCTAGAGTACCAAAATAAATTCCAACAAGATTTCGAGATCGGACCATGAGCAAACACTCAAAAATTCGTGTACGTGATCGATCCCGAGGGGGCAATTTGTAGGCATTAAAAATGTGATaaatgccatgtcatcattttgGTCCCGAAAAAGTCAAATGTTGACTACTATTATTTAAATGACAGATAAACTGTTTAAATTGGGTTGTAAATCAAATAGgcccattttattcaaatgacgtttatttaataaaagtgGGTCATTTAAATGGATAGTAAGTAAAAAGGCCCATTTATCCATAAAAGAGAAAATCCTAAACCTAAGAGGAGGATATAAAAAGTTCTCTCCAAGTCATTTGGCAGACAGACTAAACGTAGTATACAAAAACCTACTACTCTCCAGAAAAACCTAAGACTGCTTCCAAGCATACAAGTCGACATCAAATCTCGGTGGAAGAAGAACATCAAGCACAAACGCCGTTCTACCTCCATACTACGTCATTGAAAGAGATCAAGCCCGGTGGCCCTCGCTCAAGACGTCCGACAAAACAAATTCTTACGTTTGTAGAGATCGAATCAGTGGATAAACACattagagattgtacccaaatacaaaaatcaatacaaaatatTTTGTTCACATTATTTTGATTCTGTTATTTTTATAGACTCGTAAATTTGTGTTTACAGATGGTTCGATAGGAACTATTCATGGAGATCACCAACAAGCACAAGACTACTATCGAACCACCCTCAACCCGTCCGCATGGAGGAAGGAGCCGGCCGAAACCGAAGCCAAAAGGAAGCACAAAGAAAATCCTCCAATGGGTATAGAAATATCGTGTAAGAGCCAACTAAAACGGCCAATCTTTTTAAAAGGCCAACAAAACAACCAATATTTCGTAAAAACTAAAATAGTTGAAATAATTGAGTCAATATTGAGCTAAATTTATAATAGTTATATTTTTGCCGATAACATCAAGCCCGAACATTCATTATCTGTATGGCAGAGTAAGACGTCCAATAGATAGAAATTCTTACCGATAAAAAGACGTAAAACCGCAAATATTGACTTAATAAGATGGTCAATCAACTGTGAGGCCTTCTGACTGACGGCGCCTGAAAAGACTAATTGATTGACAAcctaagaagtggcctagattagcacccCAATTAGGCTTATTACCTAAAAACCTGGGGTTAATTTCTAAATATGGGCAAAGAGGCCCATTCCAAACCAagattttcccaaaaaaaagaaGCCCTCAGAAGGCCCTTGGAAAAAAATGCAAATCCAGACCAAAGAGTCGAATAAAGACAAAGCATAGGACAtaagaactaaaaagtgtagaGGAGACACAAAAATTCATACATGCGCCCATACCGCGGAAAAACCAAATAAAATGTTCCTATAAGGCACCAATGTTAATTCAAGAGCACATGGCGCTACGAAACCAACAACAATTCAGGAAAAGATTTTTAAGGAAGAGGAGCGGTCGAGCTGCCATCCTGGACGTCTTGTTCGGCTGAGTAGTTCACCTCTTCCTCCACATCCTCCTCTTCTCCATCACTTGCAAACTCAGGAGGATCAAGTCTGAGACGTTGGGCTGCCATAACAGTCATCTGATGCGAAACCCGACGCTTGAACCAGGAGAAATCCTTACCCTCCATCTCCTGGTCCCAAGCCCGCCAAGCACCCTACAAGACGGCTTCCTTTCCAAGCATAAAAGAGAAAGAGGCTTCTCCCTGGATAGCATCCACTTCATCCTGGGTAGCCTTAAGCTTCTTCTCTAGGGCGTCCACCTTTGTGGAGAAGTTGGTAACACGCTCAGAAATAACAGCATACCCAGCCTTGAGTTCAACCAGTCTCTCCCCATGCTCCTTGAGCTTCTCCTCATAATCTTGGGCACTTGCCTCGGCCTACTGAAGAGCAGAAATCTGCGACTTGATGACCACGTCCATTTCATCACGAATTTGCTTTGCCTTTGTTTTGGCGTATTTTTCGCGGTTCTCGATTTGATCCTTGTGATCCAGCAGCTTCTGGTGCATGTTAACACGGTACTCTCGAGCCTCAGCGAAGCTGATAAATAACTATACAAACGAAAGAATAAATTAGTCGGTTAGACAAGAAGTTAAAGGGACACGAAAAATAAGTTGTAAGTAAAGGGGTTTCTAAAGACTCACAACCAGCACATGGGACTGCATGGCTCCAAAAAAACCCATCTCCAATCCCCGGAAGAGATTTCACATACTCCTTAGGGATCGCAGCATACACGGAAGAAAGAATTTTATTCTTCTCCTCCGAGCTAAAGCCGCCGGAAGAGGGAATTTGCGCCACCTCGACCTTTCTCATCCGCTGAAAATCAAAGCCAGTTGCATTGGTATATAAAACGATCATTAGCAAAAACTACTAAATTACACAAGATACCCCGCTCATTGCCAAATTTACCTGGAGCCGTTGTTGGAGATACCGATGGAGATTAGGGCACCGATTTATCCTTGGAAGGAGAAGGgtcacctcgaaggagtcgccaccaaactttattttaggtcccgtgTGCCTTgaataaggccttgaatccttgaaacggatgggtgagatccgggctcgggaacgaaaatgcttattcggcgatctttagaaatattcaagtacgttgtgacaacattgtttcgaaaatagaccctaagattagactatgtgggtttgaaatttagagaaaaatagaatttctaattgtacgttggtcactttgctttaaagattgatttaaggaacc contains:
- the LOC130460892 gene encoding pectinesterase inhibitor 10-like, with translation MYDDRRRSARGAVRCSFERPRSPSSNSRGAFSPCERLRSPSSNPRGALSPFERLRSPSSNPRGALSPFERPRSPSSNPRGSLSAFERPRSPSSNLRGALSPLPPVCIHSNLRGVSRTRSCLRRSDLSETLFVLLTCCRPSPSSQSCATVVEARSDFQTQNNINNINMVYFKYHDFPREETLSLMQDANSVDGTHLRSFPPVTGPFAKINPRIEPSRPEKLVQGAS